ATCCTATCAAAGTTTCTGCCTTATTATACGTTGAGATGCCGCGATCCGTCGGCGCTTCGGGCGGCAATTACCCCTTGTATACCTGCGCTTTCAGGTTTAATTTTTTTCCCGGGCGCCCGAGCAATTGACCGACCCATCTTCTAACCTTATCCGTGCGCATTTCGGTGAGATAAGCTACTACTAAGGCATAGCCTAAAATCATTGCCGTTACCATTAGGGACAGTAAAAAATGCTTTAAATCCGGGTTCCAGACTCCCCATGTTCCGTCTCCCAGCCAAACCCGTATAAAGTTGATCAGCGGATAATGTGTCAAGTACAGCGTATAAGAAAATCCTGCAAGAAAAACATGAATGTTGAACCGGCGGGAATTGATGGCCTCCGCCCTTTGATTAACCGAGTGGAGAATGATATACAGCAAAGAGGCAAAACAAAGGGAAACGAGAAATTCTGCAGAAAATCGTTGGGCAAAAGGATCGTTGGCATTTCCCGCAAAATATTTTCCGATAAACAATGACACGGCCAGACATATCATGTTCAAAGGCAACATGCCCCGAAGAAGAATGTTTCGGGAAATGGGCGGCGAAGGCAGTATGACGAGCAAGGTCCCAAGCAGCCAAACCAGGAAAAACATCATGATTTCTTTTCCGAGCACGATCCCGGAAACAATGACAATAGAGCCGTACATGATCTTTTGCGGCAACCGTTTAGACTTAAACGTCAGGACGATGCACGGAAATAATATGTAATACCAAAATTCGTTGGCGAGACTCCATAATGCCAAATTGCCGCCATAGTTATCAACAAAAACCCCTTGCAAAAAAAACATATTTCCCAAGAAGTCGGTTATTTTCATATTATCGTTAAAAAAATAGGAATCCGGATAGTTCGTCAATTGGAACTGAGCCCAAAGATTCGTCAAAATAAGAGCGGGTATTAAAACGATCCAAAGTCTTGTTAGACGGTTGGTTAAATACGTTTTCCACGACCAGGTTCCCTCTTGAATGGACCTGATCACACTGGACGAGATTAAAAAACCGCTTAGAACGAAAAACAACAAGACAAATTCGAACCCTAAGCTGGTAATCGTATAAATTATTTTAATAAATAACGTTTGATTCTCAAGATTGCTGAATCCTTTAAACAAAACGGGTCTAAGGTGAAAAATCAAAACATAAAAAGCGGATATCCATCTTAATGCATCGAAATAGTATGAAGCCCTACTACCCGCAATTAATTTGTTAACGACAAATTTAGGCATGGCTCTTCCTCCGTTGGCCTCTATTTCAGCCCAGCTCTTTCATGCGTTTGGCGGGAACTCCCGCATATAGTCCGTTTGGCAAACATTCCTTGTTCACAACAGCGCCGGCCGCTATAATACAACCTTCACCAATTGTCACACCCGGCAGTATGACAGCGCCAGCACCTATCCAGCAGCCGTTGCCTACTTTAATAGGAAGACCGACGGTTTCTCCGGCTCTGTTCAGCATGTGACCAATCTTGTGTGTCGAAGTGCAAAACATGACCCCAAATGCTATATTTACGTTTTCTCCGATTTCAATGGATTGATGTTCGGAATCGAAGAAACAGCGATAATTTATGAAAATATTTTTTCCGATCGTAATATTATTGCCAAGAAAATAACATCCGCCCATAATTCGATGCGAGTAAGTATTCAATCCGCATAATTTATAGATTTTATGTCTTACTTTTCGCGGGGAGTTCGCAGCAATATTATTGATAATAAAGCTTTGGATTTTAGGAAATGTTTTCATGTGCAACGATACGGTCCTCCCAGCTTATTGTTGAATTAGCTTTCTAAGAAGAGATTTTATCACATTCGGGCTGCTGAAAAGTAAGGATAATGCTTTCATAAATTTCTTGACTTTTACGTTTTCCACGATCATAATTTCGTGCAAATTCAGTTGTTTTTTATTTCTGAATTTTTTTAATGCCGAAACTACGCGTTTGTCGTGAGCATATTTACCGATTAATTGATTGGTCGACTCGATCTGAGCTGAAAAAGATTTTATTAGTTTCCCGGAATCGGTAGAAAGCGAATTTCCTCTGAATCTGTAAAAATACATCGGTTGAGGAGTAACGAACATGCCTCCGCCGGCTATGATGCACTCCAACAAAAATCTAAAATCTTCTCCGTAAAATAATTCATTTTCGTATTCAACTCGATGAAACTTTATTAATGCGGAAGATATTAAAGGCTGCAAATAACCATAATCATCCTCAATCATCTTAACTGCATCAACGAAAAAAACTTCATTGATTGTTCCGATTACGGCTTCTCTTGATTTGAGGTAAGTATTCCACGGATCGCTTTCTCCGTCATTAATCAAAAATAGATCGTCGCATACGATCTCAGCCTGTTTCTCTTCGGCAAGCGATAATAAATCGCGAAGCCGGTTTTCGTGCCACCAGTCGTCGGCATCCAAAATGGCAATCCATTTCCCGCGAGACTCATTAATACCGCGATTCCTCGAGTAAGAAGGCCCCCTGTTTTCAGAATTTTCCAACAGACGCACGCGATGGTCCTTAATTTTTTTAACCGCATCTGCAGTTTTATCTGGAGAGCAATCATCCACCACGATGATTTCAAAATCTTGAAATGTTTGCCCCAACACGGATTGAATGGCTTCTTCAATATATGGTTCTACCTTATACGCCGCTATTATGACCGAGACAGTTGGGTTCAAGCATGACACCTCCTTTAATTTTCACAAAGTTTCCGGCACCGTCGTACGATAGGTCAGGGTAGGTTCTTTCGCTTTCGCCGCAGCTTCGATAAATGCCGACAGTTCCCGGATGAACCGGGCTTCATCATATTTTTCGGCGTGCCGGCGAATTGTTACAGGGTCCCAGTTGGCCTCGTCGAACTGCGCTATAACTTCGGCAAGAGACTCTGCCTTTTGCTCTGCAAAAAATTGTCCGTTCAGTCCCGGGATTATGGTATCAAGCGCGCCGCCACCGCGAAATGCGATCACTGGCCTGCCGCAGGCGTTCGCCTCAAGCGGCGTAATGCCGAAATCCTCGATACCCGGGAAAATCAATGCGCGGCACATCTTCATATATTGAACGACCTGGATATCCGGCAATCTGCCGAGAAATTGCACTGTTGGACCGGCTAGCTTCTGGAGCCGCTCCCGATCTGGGCCGTCCCCGATGACGACCAGCTGTTTGTTTGCCTTTGTGCAAGCCTCGACAGCCAAATCGATACGTTTATACGATACAAGCCGGGACACGATAAGGAAATAACCGCCGCCGTTTCGCCGTTCGGCCACATGGAACCGCGAGACGCCTACCGGGGGAAAGATCACGGTGGACGACAACCCATAGTGGTCTTTGATCCGTTTTTGCACAACCGACGAGTTGGCGATCAAATGGTGGATTCCCCGGGACTTGGCCTTATCCCATAATTTCAAAGGCAGTACCATGGACTGGGCTATCCATTTGACAAGCCTCGGTACCTTCATCCCTTCCATATAGGTCGAGAAGTCCCAGGCAAACCGCATCGGAGTGTGGCAATAACATATATGAATCGCGTCCCTTCCAACGGGAGCTCCCTTCGCATAAGCGCTGCTGGAGCTGATGATCAGGTCGTAGCCGCGCAAATTCATTGATTGGACAGCGAAAGGGTAAAGCCAGAAAAACAGCTTGAATCTCTTTAAAATGCCGGGAATTTTTTGCATCCAGGTCGTGCGGATATCCGCATCCTTCAATTCCTTCATCAGCCGTTCCCGATCAACGATCGTCGTATAGATGGGTGCCTGGGGAAACATCTGATGCAAAACGGCGACAACTCTTTCGGCTCCGCCCATTTGGTTCAAATAATCGTGAACGATTGCCACCCGCAACTCGCCATTCATGTAATCCCTCTCCCCACCTCTGGGTTTTCCGCACGAACTCTGCTGCCTCCGGACAACAGCTGCGCGTAGATTTTCTCTACTTTGTCGACTGTGCTCTGTATCGTAAAATGCTCCCTAACACGTCTTGCCGCATTGCTTCCCATCAATTGTCTGAGCCGGGAATCGGTTAACAGTCGGCTCGCACACTGCACCAGCTCTTCCACATCGCCCACTTCATACAACAAGCCACAATGGTTGTGAACGATGATCTCCGGAACTCCGCCTGCATTTGTTCCGACAACGGGAATGGATTGGGACATCGCTTCAATAATGACACGTCCGAACGGCTCGCTATCCGAGCATAAAAAAAGAAGATCCGCCGCGCAGCAGATCTCCAGCACATCGTTGCGAAAACCGGTAAACCGGACGCGGTCCTCGATCCCTAGATCGCTTGCCAGTCGTTTTAATTTTTCCATATACTCGATATTTTCCTGGCGGAACTTCGCTTCCCCGACTACCCAAAGATGTACGTCATGTCCGGCCTGACGCAGCTCGTATGCAGCGCGAATCGCATCGATCTGCCGCTTCCAAGGTGTAATTTGGCCGATAATGACCATCGCGTGGCTTTGCATCGGAGTGTTCAACTCTTGCCTTATGTTTTTTTTGTATCTCAGCCGTTCGATGGCGGCAATCTCCTGAAGTTCGACCCCGTTATGCACAAGGTGCAGTTTATCCCCCAACTTCTTTTGGTCGAACCCTGCCAAGACCGATTGGGAAATGCCAACGAGCGCTTGCACTGTCCATTTGGCCAGTTGATTGATGCCGCGTCCGACGACACCTTGCGGCGGAATGTCGCGAACGTGCCAAATGACCGGACGCCGGTGTAACCAACTAAATAGCACCGCCATAATACCCGCGCGCAAAGAGTTCGCATGGATAAGGTCGATCTCGTGGCGGCGGATCGTCTGGGCGAATTTGTAGCCTGCCCAAGCCATTCCAAGCATATCTTTTGCAAGACGAAAAGGATTTTTGGAAAGCCTCGCCCGGTAGCTCGGTATGCTGATGACCGGCAGTCCGGACTCCTTGGCACGCTCAAGCAGTTCCCCCTCCGGAACAAACAAGAAGGGACGAGCCTTGGATAAATTTCTGGCGGTGAGCAGCAGGCTGATCTCCGCTCCGCTCACGACGCTGGTATGATTATAGAACGCTATATTCATCCTCATCCGACTCCTTTCCGTTCTTCGATCGCTTGCTCAAATATTTGTGTAATCGTTTCGGCGATCTTGCTCCATGTATACCGTTGAAGTATATGCTCTCGGCAATGTTCACGGGAAGGAATGGCGCATTCGCCGCTCAAAACGGAAACGATTTTATGGGCCATCGCTTCCGGCGTACTGTCCCGGAACAGCAATTCGCTGGAAAACCGTTCGAGAATTTCCTTGGTCCCGCCGGAAGGTGTGCCGAGCACCGGAGTGCCGCAGGCTAGCGCCTCGACCGTCACAAGCCCGAACCCTTCCAGCGCTACCGTAGGCACGATACTGAGATCCGCCGCTTGAAACCATGTGACCAACTCCTCATTGGACACCCTGCCGAGAAAATGAATCGAGGCGCTTAATCCGAGCTCCTTCGCCAGTTGCTTCAACTGTTCCCGTAAATGCCCGTCTCCGGCGACATATAGAACGGAATTGTCCGCTTCCTCCACGACAATCGCCATCGCCCGGATTAACCGGTCAATTCCCATCCGGTTGACCAGCCTTCTGGCACAAAACAGCACCTTTTGGTCGTCCCTCAGCCGCAGAGACCTGCGAACGGCCATTCGGTCCTCTGCAGGCCGGAACCGCTGAACGTCGACCGCACCGGGAACGATGTGGATGCGTTCGTCTGCAATGCCATAGCCATCGGCCAAAATATCTTTGAAATAACGGCTCAGCACGATGAAATGATCGGACCTGCGATACGCCAACAGCTCCACATTTTTCTTGATTTGATACCGCATTTTTTGCCCCAGCTCCTGCCCCCGATCCTCGACAAGCGATTCCTGCGCCCAAGGTCCATGAAAATGCGTGACGATCGGCACATGCCTCGGCAGTAGGCTTCTGGTAATCAGCGAAGAGTACAACGCGAAATGGGGATTAAACACTTCCGGCTGGTCCCGCTCCACCGACATTTTCACCTTTTCGCGAAAAGCTCTCACTCGAGCAAACGCCGATAGCTTCACCGGCTTCGGGAGCACATCGCGGATATAGGCCGGTGCTGTCGTATGCTCTCCATGAGCCGTCATTAATCCTTGTATGACATGCCCGGAATGCTTCATCGCCGCCAAATAGTCGGCAAAATACCGATTGAGTCCGCCCGGCGTATGATCGATCCACCCCATTCCCGTCGAAAGAATGTTCATCGTTCCCCTCCTTATCCTTGAAGGACTTCGTTTGAAGTTTTTCTTATCTTACTAGCTTGCTTCGTATGTACCCGGATATATCTTATCGAACTTGCAATTGCGCCGAGCGATTTCGAAAGACCCGCTGCTCCCTCCGCTTTTATGCCGTGAAGCATCGCGTGAGTGAACGCGACGAGCAGGAACGAAACAGCCTTTGCAGCCTTTTTTTCCGTATACATGTACTTTTTGAACGTGACATAAAGCCTTGAGGTCACGATATGCGGCCTGTAAAAGTCGCGGTTCACCTCGGACGGATAATGAAAATTGACAGCTTCTTCCGTCAAGACAATCGTATATCCGCGGCCGACCGCGCGAGTGGCGAAATCGACTTCCTCATAACCGTAGATCAGCTGCTCGTCGAACAAAATCTCCTCAAACAGGGACATCGGAAACACGGTGCTGTTGATGACGACCGTTTTGATCGCATCTCCGCCCTCATATCTCCTTTTCTGAAAACCCAGGAACGTCTGGTCGTGAGGATAGATGATGTCGCCTCTCTTGTTTTCCAGCCCGGTAATGATGAGCTTTCGTCCGTACAACGGCTCATTTTCAAGCAGCGATTGACAAATTTTCTCCAAGAAATCGGCTGCCAGCACAACGTCATCGTCAATAAACATGAGATGAGTGCCGGTAGCGGCCCTGATAGCGTTGTTTCTGTTGGCCGACAATCCTTTTCTCGGGCCAGCCAAATAGAGGACATTCGGAAAATGCTCTTTCACGAGTTTTTCCGTACGATTATCCGTACTGTCATCCGACACGATCGTTTCATGGATGGGAATATGGGATTCGTTGATGGAAAGCAGCGCCTTCAACAAATCCTCCGGTCGATTTCGAGTACAGATGCAAACCGATAATCGAATGTTGTAATTATTAAATGAAGCAGTCATGGAATCCCCCTAATCCTAACAATTCATACGTTCACCCTTCTTCTGCTCAGCTTCTTGAAGACGCCCAGTGCTATACGAAACACCTCCTGCACATCCGACACGCGCGGGAGCAGATCTGTCGGATTGATGTACCTGACGGTAAAGTGATACCAGATGAATCTGACCATGAAACCCGCAAAAAAGCCGGCTACAATCGAAAAGGCTGCGCCATTCATCCCCCAAGCGTTTATGCTAAGAGCCATGCTGCCCAATGTTGTACCTACGTAAACAGCGCTCGTCACCGTATTATGCAGAGTTCTGCCTGTGCTGCTGATCGCGCCTCCTAAAATATCCGAAATTCCCCCGAACAGTGCCCCCGGAAGCAGTAGCAGAGCTGGAATGATTGCCGGCGTATATGCTTTGCCGAATAGTAAAGGGATCAAGAACGGCACCGCCAGTCCAAGAGAAATGGCAGAAAACGTGGTTACCAAAGTGGTCAATCGTAAGTATTGACATACTTTTTTATGCAAATTTTCCTCTTCTGATACCATACTCGGAAAACTTGTAATTCCAATTGCCCTTGGAATTGCCCATAGCACTCCGGTTGCGCTGTTGGCCGTTTGAAAGAAAGCCAAAGCCGATGGCGCCAACGAAAAAAGAAAAAGCTGGGTCCCGTTGTTTCCGAATACATTGATCACAATCCCGCCGTAACCTTTTATTCCGTACCAAACCCCTTGACGAAGAATAGACAAGCGAAAGCGGCCCATCGACTTGCAATACGGCCAGGCTTCCCATAGATACGGCAAAAGTCCGAGGAGTGAGATGATGGTTGTGGTAATAAGGCAAATGGTTACGCTGAGAACATCAGCAATGAAAAAGATAAACAATATCAGCGTATAGGCGGCAGGCACGCCAATCCTCACGAGATTTACAGTAGAAAACCTTTGTTCTGCGGCAAGAACACCGGAAATCATACTCGACAGTGGGCCGCCGAAGGACGAAACCAGGAACAACTTCACAGCAAACATCCCCTGATCGTCAAACCGCCCCTTAACAACCCAACCGGAGATACACAACGCAATTATTACTGCAACCAATCCTGTAAATATCGACCATACGGCAAGCGTTGCAAATATATCCTTACGCTGAGCTTCCGTATTTTTCCCCCATAGATATACCGTCGTCACATAAATTCCGATATCGCAAAGCCCAAGGATAAATCCGCTCCACATAGTTATCCCCAGGTATAATCCACGATCGTCGGGAGAAAGTCCGCGGGAGAGAATAATCGAAGATATCACATTGATTGCCAGTACCCCGAACATACTGGAAAACGTTTGAATCGTTTGCGACAGCAACGTGGGTCTATGTTTCGCTGATAACTGCGCTGATGAAGCGTTGGCTTTGCCTTGATGTTCCATAGTCATCCTCATCTTAATTCCTTGATATTTTTGGTTTCCCCTAAATTCGTCATTTTTTTGTTTGATACAGCTGAAGTTATGTCAAGAAAAGCGATAGAAATCCAGATCAGCGGGACTACTGAATAATGACCGCCGGTTAACCAGTTCGCGCCTTCGGTAATCACAATGCCCAAAATAATCAAATGTGTTGAACTGCCAGAGATCGCTTGCTTCATCGCTAGCAAGGACGTTTTAATTATAATCGTTAAATAAATCACACCACCTATGATACCGGTGGCCAAAAATTTATTGCTGAAATCAACCTCCGAAGAGATGATGCTCCCCGTAAACTTCCCGGCTGCTATTGTCGTGCTCCCCAAACCGTACCCCAGGGGATTCATTATTCCTTTTATTAGCCCGGCGAACAACAAATCGATATGTCCCGGAAGAGTGGAATGTTCACCGAATGGATCGGTTAATCCCGAGACAGAATGATAAATCAGGTCATTTTCTGTATTTAGTTTGGACATTACTGCAAATAGTCCCAACAATGAGGCAAATGCTATGCACGATATCAATAACCTGCTAACTACTGTCTTCACGCTAAGGATGGTCATGATGGTCAAAGCTACTGTCGTAGTCACGATAATACCCCGCCCCGATTCGATAAATAGGGCTGAATATAATACCGCCACGCTGATCAACGCAATAATTTTTGTTGAGTACTTCCCGCGGAGAAAATAACCCCAGCCAATCACAGCCGCGACCCCCAAATAATGAGCGTACTCGGCGGCGTTGGAGAACATGGAAATGGGCCTGGTCACGTCATAAACTTTAAGAGCGGTGTATCCGGACAGTTCGACCCAAGCTTCTTCAAAAGGGTACAATCCGAACCAAAACTGTTTGTAACCATAAACCGCAGCAATAATACCGATAAAAAAAACGGTAGCATATATCCTTTTAAGCCAGTTTTCGTTGAAATATTCACGGCCTATAACCATATAGCAAACGGGAACCGTATAGAAGATGGCACCGGCTATACCGGTTAACAAACTACCCTGCAAAGGATTGAAAATTTGTATTACATCAACTATGATCATTGCGCGAACCAACCGAAATAATTGAGTGTCGTTTGCTATTGTTTCTCGTCGAATATACTTCTCATAAAACCATTTTGCTGTAAGCAACAGCACTATCGACGGACCTATGATCACGATTGGATCGTTCGAACTCCAGCCTGCTACCGGGATTAATATGCGTCTAATTATCCCTAAAAACGGCAAAAAGACGATTAACGCATAGATGGTAACGGCCGGCTTCCTCCGGCTGACGGCAAACAGTATCAAAACAATGGCGGAAGCTAATAAAAGTCTGATCATTCCCGGGTTGAGCATCATTTTACCGATGTAGTAAGCAAAAAATAAAAGAAGTGAAATGGACAGCACCCACTTCACAACTTTATTTTCCTGGATTTTATAAACGATCGTGTTCAAATGAACAACCTGCTTCCCTAGTTAAGTCGCTTTTTTCATTGATTTCGTTTCATATTGCGGGTTGCGGATGCACACTGATAAATAATCAGCCACTTCACGCGCGAGACGCTCCGTACCGAACAGCCCGGCCCGTTCCACCGCAGCGCCGCTGAGCGCCTGATAATATTCCCGGTCTTCGATGAGCTTCATCATAGCAGCTGCCAAGCTGTCCGGATGATTGGGCGGCACCAGCAATCCGTTCTCCCCGTCTGTAATAATCTCCAGGGGCCCTCCCGCCTTTGATGCAATCACCGCTTTGCCGAGCGCCATTCCCTCAATGATAACCATTCCGAACGGCTCTGTTCCGACGGAGGCATGGACGAGAATATCGAAGGATAAAATCCACGATTGAACGTTCGCCTGCTGGCCGGTAAAATGAATCCGGCCAGCGAGTCCTTCCTTATCTGCCTGAGCCTTCAGAAGATGAGGATAATCCGGCTCGGAGAAATGGTCACCTCCAACGACGACAAAATGAACATCGGGATGTTTTCTAGCCACCCTTGAGGCGGCTTCCACGAAGATATGAACGCCTTTCCATCTTTGCAATCTGGCCACCATGCCGACAATCGGTATTCCTTGCGGAAGCCCGAGCTCTTCGCGAATTTCCTCCTTGGCAGGCATGACGCTTTGGTTAAATACGTTCAAATCGACCGCAGGATGGATCACCTTGCCGGCCACTTGGGGAGTCAGCTTGCTCTGGTGCATCAGCGCCGCTTCGGAGCAACACAGTATCGCCTTCGCCGGGATCGCCCCGGCACACCTGTCTATCCAACCGACGACCGGCAACCCGTGCTGCCACCAGACGGCGTCAAGACCTGCTATGACCGCTGCAGGACCGGCATACAGATGCGCCTTCGTCATCCATGACATAACCAGATCGACCTTTTCTTTCCTTAGCCACTGCCAGATTGAAAATACCGCTGAAGTATACTTGTGAAGTTGACGCAGCTTTCCGGATTGGATAACCTTTACGGAGTACCCCATGTCGCTGACCTGCCGGACAAGCGGACCGTCCTCCAAAAAGGCTACTGAGTAATCGATCATCGTTGTATGTCTATTGGCGCGAAGAAGGTGGAGCAGCATGAGTTCCGCTCCCCCCCGCTGTCCCGCCAGCGGCATTACGATTCCAATCTTCAACGTTAATCCCCCCGCATTTTTGAAAAAGATGCCGCTTCGTATAGATTCGTACGTGCTTTTTTCACGTATTTTCTCCACGAATCGATTCCCATCAGACGACCCGACAAGCTGTGGTAATATTTGAGCAGAGAATGCCTTCCCGGCTTCAACAGAAGAATCAGCAAACGAATAAGACCAGGCGAATGCGAAGTTCCAATCAGGCCGGCCCAAAGAAAAAATCCCAGCTTTCGGAAAAACGAGATATGTTCCATGATAATCAATGTCTCGTTATGGACGGCGTTTCGCAGCGCCTGCGGGTTAAATTCGTTTCTCTTGTCTTCGTCAAAACGCTGTGCGGGAAAATGACGAACCGCAATGGCTGGGTCATAAACCAGCTTC
The window above is part of the Paenibacillus hamazuiensis genome. Proteins encoded here:
- a CDS encoding acyltransferase family protein; the protein is MPKFVVNKLIAGSRASYYFDALRWISAFYVLIFHLRPVLFKGFSNLENQTLFIKIIYTITSLGFEFVLLFFVLSGFLISSSVIRSIQEGTWSWKTYLTNRLTRLWIVLIPALILTNLWAQFQLTNYPDSYFFNDNMKITDFLGNMFFLQGVFVDNYGGNLALWSLANEFWYYILFPCIVLTFKSKRLPQKIMYGSIVIVSGIVLGKEIMMFFLVWLLGTLLVILPSPPISRNILLRGMLPLNMICLAVSLFIGKYFAGNANDPFAQRFSAEFLVSLCFASLLYIILHSVNQRAEAINSRRFNIHVFLAGFSYTLYLTHYPLINFIRVWLGDGTWGVWNPDLKHFLLSLMVTAMILGYALVVAYLTEMRTDKVRRWVGQLLGRPGKKLNLKAQVYKG
- a CDS encoding acyltransferase — translated: MKTFPKIQSFIINNIAANSPRKVRHKIYKLCGLNTYSHRIMGGCYFLGNNITIGKNIFINYRCFFDSEHQSIEIGENVNIAFGVMFCTSTHKIGHMLNRAGETVGLPIKVGNGCWIGAGAVILPGVTIGEGCIIAAGAVVNKECLPNGLYAGVPAKRMKELG
- a CDS encoding glycosyltransferase family 2 protein, with amino-acid sequence MNPTVSVIIAAYKVEPYIEEAIQSVLGQTFQDFEIIVVDDCSPDKTADAVKKIKDHRVRLLENSENRGPSYSRNRGINESRGKWIAILDADDWWHENRLRDLLSLAEEKQAEIVCDDLFLINDGESDPWNTYLKSREAVIGTINEVFFVDAVKMIEDDYGYLQPLISSALIKFHRVEYENELFYGEDFRFLLECIIAGGGMFVTPQPMYFYRFRGNSLSTDSGKLIKSFSAQIESTNQLIGKYAHDKRVVSALKKFRNKKQLNLHEIMIVENVKVKKFMKALSLLFSSPNVIKSLLRKLIQQ
- a CDS encoding glycosyltransferase, giving the protein MNGELRVAIVHDYLNQMGGAERVVAVLHQMFPQAPIYTTIVDRERLMKELKDADIRTTWMQKIPGILKRFKLFFWLYPFAVQSMNLRGYDLIISSSSAYAKGAPVGRDAIHICYCHTPMRFAWDFSTYMEGMKVPRLVKWIAQSMVLPLKLWDKAKSRGIHHLIANSSVVQKRIKDHYGLSSTVIFPPVGVSRFHVAERRNGGGYFLIVSRLVSYKRIDLAVEACTKANKQLVVIGDGPDRERLQKLAGPTVQFLGRLPDIQVVQYMKMCRALIFPGIEDFGITPLEANACGRPVIAFRGGGALDTIIPGLNGQFFAEQKAESLAEVIAQFDEANWDPVTIRRHAEKYDEARFIRELSAFIEAAAKAKEPTLTYRTTVPETL
- a CDS encoding glycosyltransferase family 4 protein; this translates as MNIAFYNHTSVVSGAEISLLLTARNLSKARPFLFVPEGELLERAKESGLPVISIPSYRARLSKNPFRLAKDMLGMAWAGYKFAQTIRRHEIDLIHANSLRAGIMAVLFSWLHRRPVIWHVRDIPPQGVVGRGINQLAKWTVQALVGISQSVLAGFDQKKLGDKLHLVHNGVELQEIAAIERLRYKKNIRQELNTPMQSHAMVIIGQITPWKRQIDAIRAAYELRQAGHDVHLWVVGEAKFRQENIEYMEKLKRLASDLGIEDRVRFTGFRNDVLEICCAADLLFLCSDSEPFGRVIIEAMSQSIPVVGTNAGGVPEIIVHNHCGLLYEVGDVEELVQCASRLLTDSRLRQLMGSNAARRVREHFTIQSTVDKVEKIYAQLLSGGSRVRAENPEVGRGIT
- a CDS encoding glycosyltransferase family 4 protein, with product MNILSTGMGWIDHTPGGLNRYFADYLAAMKHSGHVIQGLMTAHGEHTTAPAYIRDVLPKPVKLSAFARVRAFREKVKMSVERDQPEVFNPHFALYSSLITRSLLPRHVPIVTHFHGPWAQESLVEDRGQELGQKMRYQIKKNVELLAYRRSDHFIVLSRYFKDILADGYGIADERIHIVPGAVDVQRFRPAEDRMAVRRSLRLRDDQKVLFCARRLVNRMGIDRLIRAMAIVVEEADNSVLYVAGDGHLREQLKQLAKELGLSASIHFLGRVSNEELVTWFQAADLSIVPTVALEGFGLVTVEALACGTPVLGTPSGGTKEILERFSSELLFRDSTPEAMAHKIVSVLSGECAIPSREHCREHILQRYTWSKIAETITQIFEQAIEERKGVG
- a CDS encoding glycosyltransferase family 2 protein, producing MTASFNNYNIRLSVCICTRNRPEDLLKALLSINESHIPIHETIVSDDSTDNRTEKLVKEHFPNVLYLAGPRKGLSANRNNAIRAATGTHLMFIDDDVVLAADFLEKICQSLLENEPLYGRKLIITGLENKRGDIIYPHDQTFLGFQKRRYEGGDAIKTVVINSTVFPMSLFEEILFDEQLIYGYEEVDFATRAVGRGYTIVLTEEAVNFHYPSEVNRDFYRPHIVTSRLYVTFKKYMYTEKKAAKAVSFLLVAFTHAMLHGIKAEGAAGLSKSLGAIASSIRYIRVHTKQASKIRKTSNEVLQG
- a CDS encoding lipopolysaccharide biosynthesis protein, which gives rise to MEHQGKANASSAQLSAKHRPTLLSQTIQTFSSMFGVLAINVISSIILSRGLSPDDRGLYLGITMWSGFILGLCDIGIYVTTVYLWGKNTEAQRKDIFATLAVWSIFTGLVAVIIALCISGWVVKGRFDDQGMFAVKLFLVSSFGGPLSSMISGVLAAEQRFSTVNLVRIGVPAAYTLILFIFFIADVLSVTICLITTTIISLLGLLPYLWEAWPYCKSMGRFRLSILRQGVWYGIKGYGGIVINVFGNNGTQLFLFSLAPSALAFFQTANSATGVLWAIPRAIGITSFPSMVSEEENLHKKVCQYLRLTTLVTTFSAISLGLAVPFLIPLLFGKAYTPAIIPALLLLPGALFGGISDILGGAISSTGRTLHNTVTSAVYVGTTLGSMALSINAWGMNGAAFSIVAGFFAGFMVRFIWYHFTVRYINPTDLLPRVSDVQEVFRIALGVFKKLSRRRVNV
- a CDS encoding glycosyltransferase family 4 protein gives rise to the protein MKIGIVMPLAGQRGGAELMLLHLLRANRHTTMIDYSVAFLEDGPLVRQVSDMGYSVKVIQSGKLRQLHKYTSAVFSIWQWLRKEKVDLVMSWMTKAHLYAGPAAVIAGLDAVWWQHGLPVVGWIDRCAGAIPAKAILCCSEAALMHQSKLTPQVAGKVIHPAVDLNVFNQSVMPAKEEIREELGLPQGIPIVGMVARLQRWKGVHIFVEAASRVARKHPDVHFVVVGGDHFSEPDYPHLLKAQADKEGLAGRIHFTGQQANVQSWILSFDILVHASVGTEPFGMVIIEGMALGKAVIASKAGGPLEIITDGENGLLVPPNHPDSLAAAMMKLIEDREYYQALSGAAVERAGLFGTERLAREVADYLSVCIRNPQYETKSMKKAT